One genomic window of Elaeis guineensis isolate ETL-2024a chromosome 2, EG11, whole genome shotgun sequence includes the following:
- the LOC105034642 gene encoding CASP-like protein 5C1, whose product MDETPGSVGTTASLSLRLGQALFSSASLLFMSVGVEFYSYTAFCFLVTIMGLVIPWSSTLAMVDMYSLFAGCPLRLPRVMVIVVVGDWVLSVLSLAAACASASVIDLLIHFDGPYCPTKFCGRYQLSAAMAFLSWFLTAASSLFNLWLVASW is encoded by the exons ATGGATGAGACGCCGGGGTCCGTGGGCACCACCGCCAGCTTGTCCCTGAGGCTGGGGCAGGCCCTCTTCTCCTCCGCCTCCCTCCTCTTTATGTCCGTCGGCGTCGAGTTCTACAGCTACACAGCCTTCTG CTTTCTAGTCACAATCATGGGCTTGGTTATTCCCTGGAGCTCCACACTGGCAATGGTAGACATGTATTCTCTTTTTGCTGGATGCCCTCTTCGCCTTCCTCGTGTCATGGTGATTGTAGTTGTTGGAGACTGG GTCTTATCAGTGCTATCACTCGCAGCAGCTTGTGCAAGTGCCAGTGTTATAGATCTTCTCATCCACTTTGATGGGCCCTACTGCCCTACCAAGTTTTGTGGCAGATACCAGCTATCTGCAGCAATGGCTTTCTTATCCTGGTTCCTAACTGCTGCCTCATCTCTTTTCAACCTATGGCTTGTGGCTTCGTGGTGA